A window of the Scandinavium goeteborgense genome harbors these coding sequences:
- a CDS encoding YajQ family cyclic di-GMP-binding protein, whose translation MPSFDIVSEVDLQEAKNAVDNAAREVESRFDFRGVEASIELNEKNQTIKVLSESDFQVNQLLDILRAKLLKRGIEGNSIDVPEEYTHSGKTWFVEGKLKTGIESAVQKKLIKLIKDSKLKVQTQIQGEEIRVTGKARDDLQAVMALVRGGNLGQPFQFKNFRD comes from the coding sequence ATGCCATCTTTCGATATTGTCTCTGAAGTTGATCTTCAGGAAGCCAAGAACGCGGTCGATAATGCGGCCCGTGAAGTGGAGTCGCGCTTCGACTTCCGTGGCGTAGAAGCCAGCATTGAGCTGAACGAAAAAAACCAGACCATCAAGGTGCTGAGCGAATCTGATTTCCAGGTCAATCAGCTGCTGGATATCCTGCGTGCCAAGCTGCTTAAGCGTGGCATTGAAGGCAACTCCATTGATGTACCAGAAGAATATACACACAGCGGTAAAACCTGGTTCGTTGAAGGTAAGCTGAAAACCGGCATTGAAAGCGCGGTGCAGAAGAAGCTCATTAAGCTGATTAAAGACAGCAAGCTGAAAGTGCAGACGCAGATCCAGGGCGAAGAAATTCGCGTGACCGGGAAAGCGCGTGACGATCTGCAGGCAGTTATGGCGCTGGTGCGTGGCGGCAATCTGGGCCAGCCGTTCCAGTTCAAGAACTTCCGCGACTAA
- the panE gene encoding 2-dehydropantoate 2-reductase, translating to MKITVLGCGALGQLWLTALYRQGHEVQGWLRVPAPWCSVNLQETDGSVFNELLTANDPEFLASSDLLLVTLKAWQVSTAVKNLAGMLPATSPVLLMHNGMGTQDELRAVKQPLLLGMTTQAARRDGNLIIHSAKGTTHIGPANAQGLDYSALADTLHTVLPDVAWHNNIGNASWRKLAVNCVINPLTALYNCPNGQLRDYPEEVARISAEVAAVMEREGHHSSAEDLLSYTWQVIDSTASNFSSMLQDVRAQRQTEIDYINGYLLKRARAHGITVPENTRLFEQIKRKENTYERISAGLSRPWE from the coding sequence ATGAAGATTACCGTGCTCGGATGCGGCGCCCTTGGACAATTATGGCTGACCGCGCTGTACCGGCAAGGCCATGAGGTGCAAGGCTGGCTCCGCGTCCCCGCCCCCTGGTGCAGTGTGAATCTGCAGGAGACTGACGGGAGCGTCTTCAACGAACTGCTGACCGCCAACGATCCAGAGTTTCTCGCCAGCAGTGATTTGCTGCTCGTCACCCTGAAAGCCTGGCAGGTTTCCACCGCTGTGAAAAATCTGGCGGGCATGCTCCCAGCCACCAGCCCAGTTTTGCTGATGCATAACGGTATGGGCACGCAGGATGAACTGCGGGCGGTGAAGCAACCGCTGCTGCTGGGCATGACCACGCAGGCCGCGCGGCGCGACGGCAACCTGATTATTCACAGCGCAAAGGGCACTACCCACATTGGCCCGGCCAATGCACAAGGACTGGATTACAGCGCCCTGGCGGACACGCTGCACACCGTGCTGCCGGACGTCGCGTGGCATAACAATATTGGCAATGCGAGCTGGCGTAAGCTGGCGGTGAACTGCGTGATTAACCCGCTCACCGCACTGTACAATTGCCCGAATGGTCAGCTTCGGGACTATCCTGAAGAAGTGGCGCGCATCAGCGCAGAAGTCGCGGCGGTCATGGAGCGCGAAGGCCATCACTCGAGTGCGGAAGATTTACTGAGCTACACCTGGCAAGTCATCGACAGCACCGCCAGTAATTTTTCGTCCATGCTTCAGGACGTTCGTGCCCAGCGCCAGACTGAAATCGACTACATCAACGGCTACCTGCTAAAGCGCGCGCGTGCCCATGGCATTACCGTGCCGGAAAACACCCGCCTGTTTGAACAGATTAAACGTAAGGAGAATACGTATGAGCGCATCAGCGCTGGTTTGTCTCGCCCCTGGGAGTGA
- the yajL gene encoding protein deglycase YajL, which yields MSASALVCLAPGSEEMEAVTTIDLLVRGGIKVTTASVASDGELAITCSRGVKLLADAPLAQVADGDFDIIILPGGLKGAEYFRDSTILVETVKQFHRSGRIVAAICAAAGTVLVPHEIFPVGNMAGFPGLKDTIPADQWQDKRVVWDPRVSLLTSQAPGTSIDFGLKIIDLLVGREKAYEVASQLVLPAGIYNFYE from the coding sequence ATGAGCGCATCAGCGCTGGTTTGTCTCGCCCCTGGGAGTGAGGAAATGGAAGCCGTGACCACCATCGACCTGCTGGTACGCGGCGGAATCAAGGTCACCACCGCAAGCGTTGCCAGTGACGGCGAGCTGGCTATCACCTGTTCACGCGGTGTAAAACTGTTGGCCGATGCGCCCTTGGCCCAGGTGGCTGACGGCGACTTCGACATCATCATTCTGCCTGGCGGCTTAAAAGGTGCCGAATATTTTCGCGACAGCACCATTCTGGTGGAGACGGTTAAGCAGTTTCACCGCTCAGGCCGAATCGTGGCCGCCATTTGTGCCGCGGCGGGCACGGTTTTGGTTCCGCACGAGATCTTCCCGGTCGGCAACATGGCCGGTTTCCCAGGACTGAAAGACACCATTCCGGCCGATCAATGGCAGGATAAACGCGTAGTCTGGGATCCGCGTGTGAGCCTGCTCACCAGCCAGGCGCCGGGCACCAGCATCGACTTCGGCCTGAAAATCATTGATCTGCTGGTCGGCCGTGAAAAAGCCTATGAAGTGGCTTCCCAACTGGTGTTACCGGCGGGCATTTATAATTTCTACGAGTAA
- a CDS encoding PTS sugar transporter subunit IIC, producing the protein MITFIESKVIPVLIRIGENKILVAVRNGIALTLPFTITGSLFLIIANLPIPGWSEWLGPWADKISAPVAVTFGAIGLISAVGISYNLAKEYKLNAITCSAVTLVVFLLAQLNDKYQLNVDNLGAAGLFSAIILAVLTVHIIRWFIGREIVIKLPEGVPPAVAQSFASLIPAAVAITLVWFVRVMLGFDINEFFTQILSPLVSGLGSLPGMLVLIFLISLLWCCGIHGDNVLSGITSPIFLKYIAENTQAYLNHQPIPHITADGFYIVFMCIGGTGATLGLVLAMLRSRSKLYKSVGKLSLPSAVFCINEPVIFGCPIVFNPLLMIPFTLTPMLLCISTYSLMYFDIIGRPVLQIPWTMPPILAAWFVTGGNIPAVIWSVCTVVISVAIYFPFFKLLERQQLTKERHEEQRASESVLNTDSAL; encoded by the coding sequence GTGATTACGTTTATTGAGAGCAAGGTCATCCCTGTCCTTATCCGGATTGGTGAAAACAAAATTCTGGTGGCGGTCCGTAACGGGATCGCTCTGACGCTGCCGTTCACCATCACTGGCAGTCTTTTCTTAATCATTGCCAATTTACCGATCCCCGGCTGGAGCGAATGGTTAGGCCCGTGGGCTGACAAAATCAGCGCGCCGGTTGCCGTAACCTTCGGCGCAATCGGCCTGATTTCCGCCGTGGGGATCAGCTACAACCTCGCGAAGGAATATAAGCTGAATGCGATTACCTGCAGCGCGGTCACACTGGTGGTGTTCCTGCTGGCACAGCTCAACGATAAATATCAGTTGAACGTCGACAACCTCGGGGCGGCGGGCCTGTTCTCCGCCATTATTCTGGCGGTGCTGACGGTGCATATCATTCGCTGGTTTATTGGCCGCGAAATTGTCATCAAGCTGCCGGAGGGCGTTCCACCCGCCGTGGCCCAATCTTTTGCCAGCCTGATTCCGGCTGCGGTCGCCATCACGCTGGTGTGGTTTGTCCGGGTAATGCTCGGCTTTGATATCAATGAATTTTTCACCCAAATCCTCAGCCCGCTGGTCAGCGGTCTCGGCTCGCTGCCGGGCATGCTGGTGCTGATTTTCCTGATTTCGCTGCTGTGGTGCTGCGGCATTCACGGTGACAACGTGCTGTCCGGCATCACCAGCCCGATATTCCTGAAATACATCGCCGAAAACACCCAGGCGTATTTAAACCACCAGCCCATTCCACATATCACCGCCGACGGCTTTTACATCGTGTTTATGTGTATCGGCGGCACGGGCGCCACGCTCGGTCTGGTGCTGGCGATGCTGCGCTCCCGCAGCAAACTGTATAAATCGGTAGGCAAACTGTCGCTGCCTTCGGCGGTGTTCTGTATCAACGAACCGGTCATTTTCGGTTGCCCGATTGTCTTTAACCCGCTGCTGATGATCCCGTTCACCCTGACGCCGATGCTGCTGTGTATCTCCACCTACAGTCTGATGTACTTCGACATCATCGGCCGCCCGGTACTGCAAATCCCGTGGACCATGCCACCTATTCTCGCGGCCTGGTTCGTCACCGGCGGCAATATTCCGGCGGTTATATGGTCCGTCTGTACCGTGGTCATTTCCGTCGCCATCTACTTCCCGTTCTTCAAACTGCTCGAACGTCAACAGCTGACAAAAGAGCGTCATGAAGAACAACGCGCAAGCGAATCCGTATTGAACACTGACTCCGCATTGTAA
- a CDS encoding 6-phospho-beta-glucosidase, producing the protein MKKLKIVTIGGGSSYTPELIDGFIKRYDELPVTDYYLLDIEEGKEKLEIVGKLAQRMVKEAGVPMNIHLSLDRAEALKDADFVTTQLRVGFLDARINDEKIPLKYGVLGQETTGPGGFMKAQRTIPVLLDICRDMEKYCPDAWLINFTNPAGIVTEAITRHSNIKSIGICSGANSMLMDIAKAYEVEKKDVYARIMGLNHLIFADQIFIKGEDHTDDFMAKLAQGSASNSLKNIPDIGFSSRFAKALHMYPISYLKYFFLTREMVEAAQSDASTKGTRGEQTREIEHRLFELYQDEHLSHKPKELEKRGGAWYSDTACSIISSIYNDKKEIHVVNTVNNGATPDLPDHVTLETNAVIDRNGAHPLAYGRLPVKIRGLIQSMKAYEELTVEAAITGDYSTALMALTINPLVPSATLAEKILDEYLEVNQRYLPQYHSKS; encoded by the coding sequence ATGAAAAAGCTCAAAATTGTCACCATCGGCGGTGGCTCAAGCTATACCCCGGAACTGATCGACGGCTTTATCAAACGTTACGATGAACTGCCGGTCACCGATTACTATCTGCTGGACATCGAAGAAGGCAAAGAGAAGCTGGAGATTGTCGGCAAGCTGGCGCAGCGCATGGTGAAAGAAGCCGGGGTTCCGATGAATATTCATCTGTCCCTCGACCGCGCCGAAGCGCTGAAAGACGCCGATTTCGTCACCACCCAGCTACGCGTCGGTTTTCTCGATGCGCGCATCAACGATGAAAAAATCCCGTTGAAATACGGCGTGCTGGGCCAGGAAACCACTGGCCCTGGCGGGTTTATGAAAGCCCAGCGTACGATCCCGGTGCTGCTGGATATCTGCCGGGACATGGAAAAATATTGCCCTGACGCGTGGCTGATTAACTTCACCAACCCGGCCGGGATCGTCACCGAAGCCATCACCCGCCATTCCAACATCAAGAGCATCGGGATTTGCAGCGGCGCCAACAGCATGCTGATGGATATCGCCAAAGCCTATGAGGTGGAAAAGAAGGACGTTTACGCTCGCATCATGGGCCTGAATCACCTGATTTTCGCCGACCAGATTTTCATTAAAGGCGAAGATCATACCGATGATTTTATGGCAAAACTGGCCCAGGGCAGCGCCAGCAACTCGCTGAAAAACATCCCGGATATCGGCTTCTCCTCGCGCTTTGCCAAAGCGTTACACATGTATCCGATTTCCTATCTGAAATACTTCTTCCTGACCCGCGAAATGGTCGAAGCGGCACAGAGTGATGCCAGCACCAAAGGCACCCGCGGCGAGCAAACCCGTGAGATTGAGCATCGCCTGTTTGAGCTTTATCAAGATGAGCACCTTTCCCATAAACCGAAAGAGCTGGAGAAACGCGGCGGCGCCTGGTATTCGGATACTGCCTGCTCGATTATCAGTTCGATTTATAACGACAAAAAAGAGATCCACGTGGTGAACACCGTCAACAACGGCGCGACACCGGATCTGCCGGATCACGTGACGCTGGAAACCAACGCAGTTATCGATCGTAACGGTGCACACCCACTGGCGTACGGCCGCTTACCGGTCAAAATTCGCGGTCTGATCCAGAGCATGAAAGCCTATGAAGAGCTGACCGTCGAAGCCGCGATCACCGGCGATTACAGCACCGCACTGATGGCGCTGACCATTAACCCGCTGGTGCCGTCGGCAACGCTTGCCGAGAAAATTCTCGATGAGTATCTGGAAGTGAATCAGCGTTATTTACCGCAATATCACTCTAAAAGCTAA
- a CDS encoding glucosamine-6-phosphate deaminase — MKTLISPDYPQLCQAVARNVIHCVNAKPDALICIAGGDTPLGVFAALVDAQNQGQVDFSRTQFLGLDEWLGLGQSDKGSCREMVWHHFFDKLTLREEQICFFDGLTANPQAECQRVDGYIEQHGPIDCIVLGIGMNGHIGFNEPGASLDNTCHVIDLDEVTQAVSVKYFDTPREVKQGISLGLKTILAAKNIVLMASGEKKAAIVAQTVNHPASRDIPSTLVKTVPQASLYVDNAAARAL; from the coding sequence ATGAAAACGCTTATTTCCCCGGACTATCCGCAACTGTGTCAGGCGGTCGCGCGAAACGTGATTCACTGCGTGAATGCCAAACCCGACGCGCTTATCTGTATCGCGGGCGGTGACACGCCGCTGGGTGTCTTTGCGGCCCTGGTCGACGCGCAGAATCAGGGCCAGGTAGACTTTTCCCGCACCCAGTTTCTCGGGCTGGATGAATGGCTCGGTCTTGGCCAGTCAGACAAAGGTAGCTGTCGCGAAATGGTCTGGCATCATTTCTTCGACAAACTGACGCTGCGTGAGGAGCAAATCTGCTTTTTCGATGGTCTCACCGCTAACCCGCAGGCAGAGTGCCAGCGCGTCGATGGTTACATTGAGCAGCATGGGCCCATTGACTGCATCGTGCTCGGCATCGGCATGAATGGACACATTGGCTTTAACGAGCCGGGCGCGTCGCTGGACAACACTTGCCACGTAATTGATTTGGATGAGGTTACGCAGGCGGTGTCGGTGAAGTATTTCGATACGCCACGGGAGGTAAAACAGGGGATTTCTCTGGGGCTGAAAACCATTCTGGCGGCCAAAAATATCGTGCTGATGGCGAGCGGTGAGAAGAAAGCGGCCATTGTGGCGCAGACCGTGAATCACCCGGCGAGTCGCGATATTCCGTCGACGCTGGTAAAAACGGTGCCACAGGCGAGTTTGTATGTTGATAACGCGGCAGCCCGCGCGCTGTAG
- a CDS encoding GntR family transcriptional regulator, which produces MQKVHKYIEIKERIKGDILNQLYKKGESIPSERELAGLYGVTRVTVQKAMDNLVQEGFIERIHGKGMFVLKNSATNVYLLNNETSDSILGFSREFQGRVKVSSQLLAFNVIQADATLAQHLEISPGENIWFIRRIRLLDGNPVLVEDSNIPQSIIDTIPEEILKDGSLYGYIEGYTGKKIKDADSIIEAALFDDELAPLLNIASGQPMLKITEVTRLADKTAFNYSISYNRADIFRVKNLRIER; this is translated from the coding sequence ATGCAAAAGGTGCACAAGTATATTGAGATTAAGGAACGCATTAAGGGCGACATCCTCAATCAACTTTATAAAAAAGGAGAAAGCATTCCCTCCGAGCGCGAACTGGCAGGCCTCTACGGCGTGACCCGCGTAACGGTGCAGAAAGCGATGGATAACCTGGTTCAGGAAGGGTTTATCGAGCGCATTCACGGCAAAGGGATGTTCGTGCTGAAAAACAGCGCCACCAACGTCTACCTTTTGAATAACGAAACCAGCGACAGCATCCTCGGCTTTTCCCGTGAATTTCAGGGACGCGTGAAGGTCAGCAGCCAGCTGTTAGCGTTCAACGTCATTCAGGCTGATGCCACTCTGGCGCAGCATCTCGAAATCTCTCCCGGCGAAAATATCTGGTTTATCCGTCGAATCCGCCTGCTCGATGGCAATCCAGTGCTGGTGGAAGACAGTAATATCCCGCAAAGCATCATCGACACCATTCCTGAGGAGATCCTCAAGGACGGCTCGCTGTATGGCTATATCGAAGGGTACACCGGGAAGAAAATCAAAGACGCTGACTCCATTATCGAAGCCGCCCTGTTTGACGATGAACTGGCACCGCTGCTCAATATTGCCAGCGGCCAGCCGATGCTGAAAATTACTGAAGTGACGCGTCTTGCCGACAAAACGGCGTTTAACTACTCCATCAGCTATAACCGCGCCGATATCTTCCGGGTCAAAAACCTGCGCATCGAACGCTAG